One window from the genome of Fodinicurvata sediminis DSM 21159 encodes:
- the ubiA gene encoding 4-hydroxybenzoate octaprenyltransferase, whose protein sequence is MISSASKHSDASDIVPNNWLERQLPSAWRPYSRLARLDRPIGTWLLLFPCWWSIAMAQVASGQAPNLWLYLLFGLGAILMRAAGCTINDILDRHYDGRVARTATRPLPSGQITLKQAIAFLAALLAGGAAILFSLAPTAILLGLASLLLVFPYPLMKRITYWPQLWLGLTFNWGALMGWAAVQDSLTWPPVLLYLAGIFWTLGYDTIYAHQDKEDDALIGLKSSALKLGRSTRPWLVGFYTASVLLMGAAGESAGLAWPYYLGLAAVAGHFIWQVTTLDMDAHRNCLARFRANRFVGWLLLAGLALAGLAA, encoded by the coding sequence ATGATCTCTTCGGCAAGCAAGCATTCGGACGCAAGCGATATCGTTCCCAACAACTGGCTGGAACGCCAGCTGCCCAGTGCCTGGCGTCCCTATTCGCGCCTGGCCCGGCTGGATCGGCCGATCGGGACCTGGCTGCTGCTCTTTCCCTGCTGGTGGTCCATCGCCATGGCCCAGGTCGCCAGCGGACAGGCGCCGAATCTATGGCTCTACCTGCTGTTCGGACTGGGCGCCATCCTGATGCGCGCGGCCGGCTGCACCATCAACGACATCCTGGACCGACACTATGACGGACGGGTTGCCCGCACCGCCACCCGTCCCCTGCCAAGCGGCCAGATCACGCTGAAGCAGGCCATTGCCTTCCTGGCCGCCTTGCTGGCGGGGGGCGCTGCAATCCTCTTCTCACTCGCGCCAACGGCAATCCTGCTCGGCCTGGCATCCCTGCTTCTGGTCTTCCCCTACCCGCTGATGAAGCGCATCACCTACTGGCCCCAGCTCTGGCTGGGCCTGACCTTCAACTGGGGGGCGCTCATGGGCTGGGCGGCGGTCCAGGACAGCCTGACCTGGCCACCTGTTCTGCTCTATCTGGCCGGCATCTTCTGGACCCTGGGCTACGACACGATCTATGCCCACCAGGACAAGGAGGACGATGCCCTGATCGGCCTCAAGTCCAGCGCCCTCAAACTCGGTCGGAGCACCCGCCCTTGGCTGGTCGGCTTCTACACGGCCTCTGTTCTCCTGATGGGCGCTGCGGGGGAAAGTGCCGGCCTTGCCTGGCCCTATTATCTGGGCCTTGCGGCCGTGGCCGGCCATTTCATCTGGCAGGTGACGACCCTGGACATGGACGCCCACCGCAACTGCCTGGCCCGTTTTCGTGCCAATCGCTTCGTGGGCTGGCTGCTTTTGGCCGGCCTAGCCCTGGCCGGCCTGGCCGCCTGA
- a CDS encoding DUF4170 domain-containing protein — protein MQQYWVVGGEYKDTSFRVPREGREEWIGPFGSYNQAKAEWARRAWSTVDDAQTRYRIESMDQDLAPPCTD, from the coding sequence CTGGGTGGTTGGCGGTGAGTACAAGGATACCAGCTTCCGGGTCCCGCGCGAGGGCCGGGAAGAGTGGATAGGTCCCTTCGGCAGTTACAACCAGGCCAAGGCCGAATGGGCCCGTCGCGCCTGGTCGACCGTTGACGATGCGCAGACGCGTTATCGTATCGAAAGCATGGACCAGGATCTGGCACCGCCCTGCACGGACTGA
- a CDS encoding 16S rRNA (uracil(1498)-N(3))-methyltransferase, whose translation MKDVKLATRLYVEDDLGQEPVLGLSPEQAHFLRSVLRLKPGAQLALFNGRDGEWLARVEALGKGWASLSVESQSRPQEDEPELSVCFAPVKRARIDWIVEKATELGCTRLQPVLTRRTVVDRVNVQRLRTAVREAAEQCERLGLPQVEEPVKLEQLLQDWPADHPFLFADESGGGQPIAEILQQRPARALLTGPEGGFDPQEHAMIARHPAACPVGLGPRILRADTAVIAALSVMQALGGDWAEAPAFRNLQPR comes from the coding sequence ATGAAGGACGTCAAGCTGGCCACGCGTCTTTATGTGGAAGATGACCTTGGACAGGAACCTGTCCTGGGACTGAGTCCCGAACAGGCGCATTTTCTGCGCTCGGTCCTGCGCCTGAAACCCGGTGCGCAACTGGCGCTGTTCAACGGCCGGGATGGGGAGTGGCTGGCCCGGGTCGAGGCGCTTGGCAAGGGCTGGGCCTCGCTTTCCGTGGAAAGCCAGTCGCGCCCGCAAGAGGACGAACCCGAGCTGAGCGTATGCTTCGCACCGGTGAAACGCGCGCGAATCGACTGGATCGTGGAAAAGGCGACGGAACTCGGCTGTACCCGCCTGCAACCGGTGCTGACACGGCGGACTGTCGTGGACCGGGTGAACGTTCAGCGTCTGCGCACGGCCGTGCGCGAGGCGGCGGAGCAATGTGAGCGCCTTGGCCTGCCGCAGGTGGAGGAGCCAGTGAAGCTGGAGCAACTGCTTCAGGATTGGCCGGCAGACCATCCGTTCCTGTTTGCCGACGAAAGCGGGGGCGGCCAGCCGATTGCAGAGATCTTGCAGCAGCGGCCGGCGCGCGCCCTGCTGACCGGACCCGAAGGCGGGTTCGATCCGCAGGAGCACGCCATGATCGCCCGGCACCCGGCGGCCTGTCCGGTGGGCCTTGGGCCGCGAATCCTGCGCGCGGATACGGCCGTGATCGCGGCGCTTTCGGTGATGCAGGCGTTGGGTGGCGATTGGGCGGAAGCCCCGGCATTCCGCAATCTGCAGCCGCGTTGA
- a CDS encoding glutamate--cysteine ligase, translated as MSAPPQSKGDPITGKEQLVRYLETGAKPAADWRIGTEHEKFGFERTTLQSLPYDGTASIRAILEGMSERFGWTLSKENGKPVALVKGGCNITLEPGGQLELSGAPVENLHQTCAEVNTHLAEVKEVCDPLNVGMLGLGFAPTWRREDMNWMPKGRYKIMSDYMPKKGNLGLDMMLRTCTVQTNLDFADERDMVRKFRVSLALQPLATALFANSPFTEGKPNGFKSYRSHIWTDTDPDRCGILPFVFEDGMGFERHVDYMLDVPMYFVYRDGKYIDCSGLSFRDFMEGRLDVLPGEIPLMSDWEDHLTTAFPEVRLKRYLEMRGADGGPWRRLCALPAFWVGLLYDETALSAAEDLVRDWTLEDHEYLRAEVPRQALATPFRQGTVGDLATRALEIASEGLQARSRQNDEGMDERIFLDVLREIVITGQTPADELLSLYHGRWQGDVSHIFEEFQY; from the coding sequence ATGTCAGCCCCTCCCCAATCCAAGGGTGATCCGATCACCGGCAAGGAGCAGCTCGTTCGTTATCTGGAAACGGGCGCCAAACCCGCCGCCGATTGGCGAATCGGCACGGAGCACGAGAAGTTCGGCTTCGAACGCACGACCCTGCAGTCGCTGCCCTATGACGGGACAGCCTCGATCCGCGCGATCCTGGAAGGCATGTCCGAGCGCTTCGGCTGGACCCTCTCCAAGGAGAACGGCAAGCCCGTGGCCCTGGTGAAAGGGGGCTGCAACATCACCCTGGAGCCGGGCGGACAGCTTGAGCTGTCGGGTGCACCGGTCGAGAACCTGCACCAGACCTGTGCCGAGGTGAACACGCACCTGGCCGAGGTGAAGGAGGTCTGCGACCCCCTCAACGTCGGCATGCTGGGGCTGGGTTTTGCCCCGACCTGGCGGCGTGAGGACATGAACTGGATGCCCAAGGGGCGCTACAAGATCATGTCCGACTACATGCCCAAGAAGGGCAACCTGGGCCTGGACATGATGCTGCGCACCTGCACGGTGCAGACCAACCTGGACTTCGCCGACGAGCGCGACATGGTCCGCAAGTTCCGCGTCTCCCTGGCCCTGCAGCCCCTGGCCACCGCGCTGTTCGCCAACTCGCCCTTCACCGAGGGAAAGCCGAACGGGTTCAAGAGCTATCGCAGCCATATCTGGACGGACACCGACCCGGATCGCTGCGGTATCCTGCCTTTCGTCTTCGAGGACGGAATGGGGTTCGAGCGCCACGTGGACTACATGCTGGATGTGCCGATGTATTTCGTCTATCGCGACGGCAAGTACATCGATTGCAGCGGCCTGTCCTTCCGGGATTTCATGGAAGGCCGCCTGGACGTCCTTCCAGGTGAGATCCCGCTTATGAGCGACTGGGAAGATCACCTGACCACGGCTTTCCCCGAGGTGCGCCTCAAGCGCTATCTGGAGATGCGTGGGGCCGACGGTGGGCCCTGGCGGCGCCTCTGTGCCCTGCCGGCCTTCTGGGTCGGCCTGCTGTACGACGAGACGGCGCTGTCGGCGGCCGAGGACCTGGTGCGCGACTGGACACTGGAGGATCATGAATACCTGCGCGCCGAGGTGCCGCGCCAGGCACTGGCCACGCCTTTCCGCCAGGGAACGGTGGGCGACCTGGCGACACGGGCGCTCGAGATCGCATCGGAGGGCCTGCAGGCCCGATCACGCCAGAATGACGAGGGCATGGACGAGCGCATCTTCCTGGACGTTCTGCGCGAAATCGTCATCACCGGCCAGACACCGGCCGACGAACTGCTGTCCCTCTACCACGGCCGTTGGCAGGGTGACGTCAGCCACATCTTCGAGGAATTCCAGTACTGA
- a CDS encoding F0F1 ATP synthase subunit C has translation MELEAAKMIGAGLATLGMIGAGLGVGNVWSNYYAAIARNPAAKDEIGANIWIGFAVTEAIAIFSLVVALLVLFG, from the coding sequence ATGGAACTCGAAGCAGCTAAGATGATTGGTGCCGGTCTGGCGACCCTGGGCATGATCGGTGCCGGCCTCGGTGTCGGTAACGTCTGGTCCAACTACTATGCGGCCATCGCCCGCAACCCGGCCGCCAAGGACGAGATTGGCGCCAACATCTGGATCGGCTTCGCCGTGACGGAAGCCATCGCGATCTTCTCGCTGGTGGTCGCCCTTCTGGTCCTGTTCGGCTAA
- a CDS encoding F0F1 ATP synthase subunit B family protein yields MFSSEYTWITIALLLFLALAAWKGLRPMLAKLDSRSERIRKEIEEAQALREEAQKMLADYKRRQRDALKEAEEIVEHSKTEAQRIRQNSEKELEESLQRREQMMMDKIRQAEADAIAEVRNQAVDVAIAASAKLIADNLDKEGQKALTESSIETVGNKLN; encoded by the coding sequence ATGTTTTCCAGCGAATACACCTGGATCACGATCGCGCTGCTGCTGTTTCTGGCGCTGGCTGCCTGGAAGGGCCTACGCCCGATGCTCGCCAAGCTGGACTCGCGCAGCGAGCGCATCCGCAAGGAAATCGAGGAAGCACAGGCCCTGCGTGAAGAAGCGCAGAAGATGCTCGCCGACTACAAGCGCCGCCAGCGCGACGCCTTGAAGGAAGCCGAGGAGATCGTCGAGCATTCCAAGACCGAGGCCCAGCGCATTCGCCAGAACTCCGAGAAGGAGCTCGAGGAAAGCCTGCAGCGCCGTGAGCAGATGATGATGGACAAGATCCGCCAGGCCGAGGCGGATGCCATCGCGGAAGTCCGCAACCAGGCCGTCGACGTGGCCATTGCCGCCTCCGCCAAGCTGATCGCGGACAACCTCGACAAGGAGGGTCAGAAGGCCCTGACCGAATCCTCCATCGAGACCGTCGGCAACAAGCTGAACTGA
- a CDS encoding F0F1 ATP synthase subunit A, whose amino-acid sequence MATQDTQDGGFPVDPLHQFEITPLIPINIGGLDLSFTNSALWMLITVGVISLFMIAAMRHHELVPGRLQNCAELLYETIANMVRDNVGSEGRQYFPFIFSLFLFVLFGNLLGMIPSSFTFTSHLAVTFTMAIIIFIAVTIIGFARHGLGYCRMFFPHGAPAWTAVILVPIELISYLSRPISLSMRLFANMMAGHILLKVFAGFVLLMGVAGVVPLAALLGITALEFLVAVLQAYIFTILTCVYLHDAIHMH is encoded by the coding sequence GTGGCGACGCAGGATACGCAGGACGGCGGTTTTCCCGTAGATCCTCTACACCAGTTTGAGATCACGCCGTTGATTCCGATCAACATTGGCGGTCTTGATCTGTCATTTACCAATTCGGCGTTGTGGATGCTGATCACCGTGGGTGTCATCAGCCTCTTCATGATCGCCGCTATGCGCCATCATGAACTGGTCCCCGGCCGGCTGCAGAACTGCGCCGAGCTGCTGTACGAGACCATTGCCAACATGGTGCGCGACAACGTGGGCAGTGAAGGGCGCCAGTACTTCCCCTTCATCTTCTCGCTGTTTCTCTTCGTGCTCTTCGGCAATCTCCTGGGGATGATTCCCTCGTCCTTCACCTTCACGAGCCACCTGGCCGTGACCTTCACGATGGCCATCATCATCTTCATCGCCGTGACCATCATCGGTTTCGCGCGCCATGGACTCGGCTATTGCCGCATGTTCTTCCCGCACGGCGCGCCGGCCTGGACAGCTGTCATCCTGGTTCCGATCGAACTGATCTCCTATCTCTCACGGCCGATCAGCCTGTCGATGCGTCTGTTCGCCAACATGATGGCCGGACACATCCTGCTGAAGGTCTTCGCCGGCTTCGTCCTTCTGATGGGCGTGGCAGGCGTGGTCCCACTGGCGGCCCTGCTGGGCATCACGGCGCTGGAATTCCTGGTTGCGGTGCTGCAAGCCTACATCTTCACCATTCTGACCTGCGTCTATCTGCACGACGCCATCCACATGCACTGA
- a CDS encoding argininosuccinate synthase, which yields MGDVKKVVLAYSGGLDTSVILKWLQEAYGCEVVTFTADLGQGEELEPARKKAEMLGIKPENIYIEDLREDFVRDYVFPMFRANALYEGLYLLGTSIARPLISKRQIEIARETGADAAAHGATGKGNDQVRFELAYYALNPDIHVIAPWREWDLNSRTKLIDFAEKHQIPIAKDKRGEAPFSVDANLLHISAEGKVLEDPWEEAQEYVYSRSVSPEEAPDQPTYIEVEFEKGDPVAIDGQRLSPAALLTELNRLGGTNGIGRLDLVENRFVGMKSRGVYETPGGTVLLAAHRGIEQLTLDRGAAHLKDEIMPRYAELIYNGFWFSPEREMLQALIDRSQEHVNGTVRLKLYKGSATVVGRKSPDSLYSMAHVTFEEDDVYDQRDAEGFIKLNALRLRLLKHNGQQG from the coding sequence ATGGGTGATGTGAAGAAGGTGGTGCTCGCCTATTCGGGCGGCCTCGATACCTCCGTTATTCTGAAATGGCTGCAGGAGGCCTACGGCTGCGAGGTCGTGACCTTCACCGCCGATCTCGGCCAGGGCGAAGAGCTCGAGCCCGCCCGCAAGAAGGCCGAGATGCTGGGAATCAAGCCCGAGAACATCTACATCGAGGACCTGCGCGAGGACTTCGTGCGCGACTATGTCTTCCCAATGTTCCGGGCCAATGCGCTTTATGAAGGCCTCTACCTGCTGGGCACCTCGATTGCCCGCCCCCTGATCTCGAAACGTCAGATCGAGATCGCGCGTGAGACCGGCGCCGATGCCGCCGCTCATGGCGCCACCGGCAAGGGCAACGACCAGGTACGCTTCGAGCTGGCCTACTACGCGCTCAATCCCGACATCCATGTGATCGCGCCCTGGCGCGAATGGGACCTCAATTCCCGCACAAAGCTGATTGACTTCGCCGAGAAACACCAGATTCCCATCGCCAAGGACAAGCGCGGTGAGGCCCCCTTCTCGGTGGACGCCAACCTTCTGCACATCTCGGCCGAGGGCAAGGTTCTGGAAGACCCCTGGGAAGAGGCTCAGGAATACGTCTATTCCCGCAGCGTGTCCCCCGAGGAGGCGCCCGATCAGCCCACCTACATCGAGGTCGAGTTCGAGAAGGGCGACCCCGTCGCCATCGACGGCCAGCGCCTCAGCCCGGCCGCCCTGCTGACCGAACTCAACCGCCTGGGCGGCACCAACGGCATCGGCCGCCTGGACCTGGTGGAAAACCGCTTCGTCGGCATGAAGAGCCGCGGCGTCTACGAGACGCCAGGCGGCACCGTCCTGCTGGCCGCCCACCGCGGCATAGAACAGCTCACCCTGGACCGGGGCGCGGCACACCTGAAGGACGAGATCATGCCGCGCTATGCCGAGCTGATCTACAACGGCTTCTGGTTCTCACCCGAACGTGAGATGCTGCAGGCCCTGATCGATCGCAGCCAGGAGCATGTGAACGGCACCGTGCGCCTCAAGCTCTACAAGGGCAGCGCCACCGTGGTCGGCCGCAAGTCACCCGACAGCCTCTACAGCATGGCGCACGTCACCTTCGAGGAAGACGACGTCTACGACCAGCGCGACGCCGAAGGCTTCATCAAGCTCAACGCCCTGCGCCTGCGCCTGCTGAAGCACAACGGCCAGCAAGGCTGA
- a CDS encoding class I SAM-dependent methyltransferase, producing MSNPERDPSAARAFVRDNTEIETPSLVPEIPLHLASKVMPLWQATEAELEKLEIPPPYWAFAWAGGQALTRYLLDNPDRVRGKRVLDFASGSGLSAIAAAQCGAREVTASEIDPLALAAIQLNAELNQVDLNIREEDFLDHGNGEWDLLLAGDVCYEQPMAERTFAWLAQQAAAGRDVMMGDPGRSYLPAQGLEALAVYRVPTNRELEDSEVRRTTVWRILPAEGA from the coding sequence ATGAGCAACCCCGAGAGGGACCCATCGGCCGCGCGGGCTTTCGTGCGCGACAACACAGAAATCGAAACACCCTCCCTGGTGCCGGAAATTCCATTGCACCTGGCCAGCAAGGTCATGCCCTTGTGGCAAGCCACCGAAGCGGAACTGGAGAAACTGGAGATACCTCCGCCCTATTGGGCCTTTGCCTGGGCTGGAGGACAGGCCCTCACGCGTTACCTGCTGGACAATCCCGACAGGGTGCGCGGCAAGCGGGTACTGGACTTTGCCTCCGGCAGCGGTCTGTCGGCAATCGCAGCCGCGCAATGTGGCGCGCGCGAGGTGACCGCCTCGGAAATCGATCCCCTGGCCCTGGCCGCAATCCAGCTCAATGCCGAACTCAACCAGGTCGACCTGAACATCCGGGAGGAGGATTTCCTGGACCACGGGAATGGCGAGTGGGACCTGCTGTTGGCCGGTGACGTCTGCTATGAGCAGCCCATGGCAGAGCGGACCTTCGCCTGGCTCGCCCAGCAGGCTGCTGCGGGCCGAGATGTCATGATGGGGGATCCCGGGCGCAGTTATCTTCCTGCGCAGGGGCTGGAGGCACTTGCCGTCTACAGGGTGCCGACCAATCGCGAACTGGAGGACAGTGAGGTGCGCCGCACCACGGTCTGGCGCATTCTGCCCGCCGAGGGGGCATGA
- a CDS encoding F0F1 ATP synthase subunit B family protein — translation MVKLPAALRIAALSAATTCISGVALAAEEGGLPQISQVDTYASQIFWLFVTFGLLYIVMSRVALPRIGDVIEERRDKIDDDLMRAETIRSEAEDVLAEYEKALSVAREEATGILQKASDEAKAKMDERHEAFSQELAERTREAEERIGAAKTEALKDLASVAADTATATTDKLVGFKPDSKTVEQAVQAEMKERL, via the coding sequence ATGGTCAAACTGCCCGCAGCGCTGCGGATTGCCGCTTTGTCCGCCGCCACCACCTGCATTTCAGGAGTGGCGCTGGCGGCCGAGGAAGGTGGTCTGCCGCAAATCAGTCAGGTCGACACCTACGCCAGCCAGATCTTCTGGCTGTTCGTAACCTTCGGTCTTCTCTACATCGTCATGTCCCGCGTGGCCCTGCCGCGCATCGGCGACGTGATCGAGGAACGCCGCGACAAGATCGACGACGACCTCATGCGTGCGGAGACGATCCGCTCCGAGGCCGAGGATGTTCTGGCCGAGTATGAAAAGGCTCTTTCCGTCGCCCGCGAAGAGGCTACGGGCATCCTGCAGAAAGCCAGCGATGAGGCGAAGGCCAAGATGGATGAACGCCACGAGGCCTTCTCCCAGGAATTGGCCGAACGAACCCGGGAAGCCGAGGAACGGATCGGCGCCGCAAAGACCGAGGCGCTCAAGGACCTGGCTTCGGTAGCAGCTGATACGGCCACAGCAACCACCGACAAGCTGGTGGGCTTCAAGCCCGACAGCAAAACGGTTGAACAGGCCGTCCAGGCCGAGATGAAGGAGCGTCTGTGA